A single Chryseobacterium sp. DNA region contains:
- a CDS encoding thioredoxin family protein — protein sequence MKKLTLIAFLGLSTLAFAQKDVKSVPDGGKQKTALIVPADYKELEAKKKAGEEKAKLPKPYDPKADAVADINKLVAQAKKEGKNIMIQAGGNWCIWCLRFNNFVQTTPELKEIVDKNYVYYHLNFSPDNENKKVFSKYININERQAYPFFIILDKNGKKIQVQQSEVLEDGKGYSFEKVKEFLEKWKPS from the coding sequence ATGAAAAAATTGACATTAATAGCTTTTCTGGGGTTAAGTACTCTTGCCTTTGCACAAAAGGATGTAAAAAGCGTACCTGATGGGGGGAAGCAAAAAACGGCACTTATCGTTCCGGCAGATTATAAAGAATTAGAAGCTAAGAAAAAAGCTGGTGAAGAAAAAGCCAAGCTTCCTAAACCGTATGATCCGAAGGCGGATGCTGTAGCAGATATTAATAAATTGGTTGCCCAGGCTAAAAAAGAAGGTAAAAACATTATGATCCAGGCTGGAGGAAACTGGTGTATCTGGTGTCTCCGTTTTAATAATTTTGTACAGACAACTCCTGAACTGAAGGAAATTGTAGATAAGAATTACGTCTACTATCACCTGAACTTTTCTCCTGATAACGAGAATAAGAAAGTTTTTTCTAAATACATTAATATTAATGAAAGACAAGCATACCCGTTTTTTATTATTTTAGATAAAAATGGCAAAAAAATTCAAGTTCAGCAGAGTGAAGTTCTTGAAGATGGAAAAGGCTATAGTTTTGAAAAAGTAAAAGAGTTTTTAGAAAAATGGAAACCCAGTTAA
- a CDS encoding aldehyde dehydrogenase, producing the protein MDIKKILQDQRDFFKTQQTKNLAFRKMYLEKLRNLIISNENMLYEAITKDFGKSKFDTFTTELSFILNDIDYYLKNLKSLSKPKKVRTNLVNQLGNSKVHLEPLGCVLVIGAWNYPYQLSLSPIVAAMASGNCCILKPSEIAENTMKAMASIINENFPPEYLYVYEGGIDETTALLKLKFDKIFFTGSTKVGKIVYKAAAEHLTPVTLELGGKSPAIVTKNANLEITAKRIVWGKFLNAGQTCVAPDYLLVEETVQEQFLEMLRKYIKEFRYDPDSEQYTRIINQRNFQRLIRLIDQEKLYSGGNFIEEKLYIEPTILNHIDWNDEIMQEEIFGPLLPVISFQSYNAALNAIAELEKPLAAYLFTNNSEEKESFTRKLSFGGGCINDTVMHLSNDNLPFGGVGNSGIGNYHGKYGFETFSHQKSVLEKATWGEPNIKYPPYSEKKLSWVKKLM; encoded by the coding sequence ATGGACATTAAAAAAATTTTACAGGATCAAAGAGATTTTTTTAAGACACAGCAGACCAAAAATCTGGCTTTTAGAAAAATGTATCTTGAAAAACTCCGAAATCTGATCATCAGCAATGAAAATATGCTGTATGAAGCCATTACCAAAGATTTTGGAAAGTCTAAATTTGATACCTTCACCACAGAATTATCCTTCATTCTGAATGATATTGATTATTACCTTAAAAATTTAAAATCGCTTTCCAAGCCCAAAAAAGTACGTACGAATCTGGTCAATCAGCTTGGCAACAGCAAAGTTCACTTAGAGCCGTTGGGCTGCGTTCTGGTAATCGGAGCCTGGAATTATCCTTATCAGCTATCACTTTCTCCTATTGTTGCGGCAATGGCTTCCGGAAACTGCTGTATTCTTAAGCCCAGTGAAATCGCAGAAAATACGATGAAGGCTATGGCATCGATCATTAATGAAAATTTTCCACCTGAATATCTATACGTGTATGAAGGAGGTATTGATGAAACCACTGCGCTTTTGAAGCTAAAATTTGACAAGATATTTTTTACAGGAAGTACAAAAGTCGGAAAAATTGTTTACAAAGCAGCAGCCGAGCATCTTACCCCTGTAACCCTTGAACTGGGTGGAAAGTCTCCGGCTATCGTGACCAAAAATGCCAATCTCGAAATAACGGCTAAAAGAATTGTCTGGGGAAAGTTTTTAAATGCCGGGCAAACCTGCGTGGCGCCGGATTATCTGCTGGTGGAAGAAACCGTTCAGGAACAGTTTCTGGAAATGCTCAGGAAATACATCAAAGAATTCAGATACGATCCGGATTCTGAACAGTACACAAGAATTATTAACCAAAGAAATTTTCAGCGCCTTATACGTCTTATTGATCAAGAAAAGCTCTATTCCGGAGGAAATTTCATTGAAGAAAAACTGTACATAGAACCTACAATTTTGAATCATATAGACTGGAATGACGAAATCATGCAGGAAGAAATCTTCGGTCCGCTCCTGCCTGTCATCAGCTTTCAGAGTTACAATGCCGCACTCAATGCTATTGCAGAACTTGAAAAACCGCTGGCGGCTTATCTTTTCACTAATAATTCAGAAGAAAAAGAGAGCTTTACCCGAAAACTGTCTTTCGGAGGTGGCTGCATCAATGATACGGTAATGCATTTGAGCAATGACAACCTGCCGTTTGGAGGAGTTGGAAACTCGGGGATTGGAAATTACCATGGTAAATATGGTTTTGAAACCTTCTCGCATCAAAAATCGGTTCTTGAAAAAGCCACCTGGGGTGAACCCAATATAAAATATCCGCCTTATTCTGAGAAAAAACTAAGCTGGGTAAAGAAATTAATGTAA
- a CDS encoding HlyD family secretion protein encodes MAKKELTQKEKRINKTITLLAWILIISGITGMVSFYLFSRKNVTTNDAQIEQYITPVSSKVSGFIKTIQFNENQFVHKGDTLIVIDNREFVNQVKVAEANLHANTESITTIQSGVNTKESDTKIIDAKIASARIDIWRTEQDYKRYKNLLDEDAATEQEFENVKASYEQAKANLMALDQQKNAVRAGADEQQTKVAPAKSQIQQSAANLNNAKLFLSYTVITAPYDGWVGKKTIQEGQLIKEGQALVQIVSKEKWIIANYKETQLGQIDQKQEVIITADAFPDIEFKGKIVSVSPASGSQFSLVKPDNATGNFVKIEQRFPVKIILDNNKENEKLLSGMNVLVSAKKI; translated from the coding sequence ATGGCAAAGAAAGAACTGACACAAAAGGAAAAAAGAATCAACAAGACAATTACTTTACTGGCCTGGATCCTGATCATCAGTGGAATTACGGGAATGGTAAGTTTTTATCTTTTTTCAAGAAAAAATGTAACGACCAACGATGCTCAGATCGAACAATATATCACCCCTGTATCCAGTAAGGTTTCAGGATTTATTAAAACCATACAATTCAATGAAAATCAATTTGTACACAAAGGAGATACATTGATTGTGATTGACAACAGAGAATTCGTCAACCAGGTTAAGGTAGCTGAAGCCAATCTTCATGCCAACACTGAAAGTATCACGACCATTCAAAGCGGGGTAAACACCAAAGAAAGTGACACCAAGATCATTGATGCCAAAATAGCTTCTGCCAGAATTGATATCTGGAGAACCGAACAGGATTATAAAAGATACAAAAACCTGCTGGATGAAGATGCTGCTACAGAACAGGAATTTGAAAATGTAAAAGCTTCTTACGAACAGGCTAAAGCCAATCTTATGGCTTTGGATCAGCAGAAAAATGCGGTCAGAGCCGGAGCTGATGAACAGCAGACAAAGGTAGCTCCCGCCAAAAGCCAGATCCAGCAGAGTGCTGCCAATCTGAACAATGCTAAGCTTTTCCTTTCGTACACAGTGATTACAGCTCCTTATGATGGATGGGTGGGAAAAAAAACAATTCAGGAAGGCCAGCTGATCAAGGAAGGCCAGGCTTTGGTGCAGATCGTAAGCAAAGAAAAATGGATCATCGCCAATTATAAGGAAACCCAGCTTGGACAGATTGATCAGAAGCAGGAAGTGATCATTACGGCTGATGCGTTCCCTGATATTGAATTTAAAGGAAAAATCGTTTCCGTTTCCCCTGCTTCAGGTTCACAGTTTTCATTGGTTAAACCAGATAATGCCACCGGAAATTTTGTAAAAATAGAGCAGCGATTTCCTGTAAAAATTATTCTTGACAACAATAAAGAGAATGAAAAGCTACTTTCCGGAATGAATGTTCTGGTGAGTGCGAAGAAGATATGA
- the odhB gene encoding 2-oxoglutarate dehydrogenase complex dihydrolipoyllysine-residue succinyltransferase, whose product MSVLEMKVPSPGESITEVEIATWLVKDGDYVEKDQPIAEVDSDKATLELPAEQSGVITLKAEEGEVVQVGQVVCLIDMDAAKPEGSAPAAEAPKQEEAPKAAEPAKQEAPKPATPASATQTYATGAPSPAAKKILDEKGIDAGQVSGSGRDGRITKTDAELAAVPALGGNPFTTTGARTTTTTKLSVLRRKIASRLVSVKNETAMLTTFNEVDMSEIFRLRKQYKEEFAQKHGVGLGFMSFFTKAVTRALQMYPDVNASIDGDFKVNYDFCDISIAVSGPKGLMVPVLRNAENMSFSGVEANIKDLATKVRDGKITVDEMTGGTFTITNGGTFGSMMSTPIINPPQSAILGMHNIIQRPVAVDGQVVIRPMMYVAMSYDHRIIDGKESVGFLVAVKEGIDNPVEILMGGDERKGLGL is encoded by the coding sequence ATGTCAGTTTTAGAAATGAAAGTTCCTTCACCGGGCGAATCAATTACAGAAGTTGAAATTGCAACTTGGCTTGTAAAAGATGGTGATTATGTAGAAAAAGATCAACCTATCGCTGAAGTAGACTCAGACAAAGCAACTCTTGAATTGCCGGCAGAACAAAGTGGTGTTATTACTTTGAAAGCAGAAGAAGGTGAGGTGGTACAAGTAGGTCAGGTAGTTTGTTTAATTGATATGGATGCGGCTAAACCAGAAGGTAGTGCACCTGCTGCTGAAGCTCCAAAGCAAGAAGAAGCTCCAAAAGCTGCTGAACCAGCAAAACAGGAAGCTCCAAAGCCGGCAACTCCGGCATCAGCTACACAAACTTACGCAACCGGAGCTCCGTCTCCTGCCGCTAAAAAAATTCTTGATGAGAAGGGTATTGATGCAGGACAGGTTTCAGGAAGCGGAAGAGATGGAAGAATCACTAAAACTGATGCTGAACTAGCTGCTGTTCCTGCATTGGGAGGAAACCCTTTCACTACTACAGGAGCAAGAACGACGACAACGACAAAACTTTCTGTTCTTAGAAGAAAAATCGCTTCAAGATTGGTTTCTGTAAAGAATGAAACAGCTATGTTAACTACCTTCAATGAAGTAGACATGTCTGAAATCTTCAGATTAAGAAAACAATATAAAGAAGAATTTGCTCAAAAACACGGAGTTGGACTTGGTTTCATGTCTTTCTTTACAAAAGCTGTGACAAGAGCATTACAGATGTATCCGGATGTAAATGCATCTATTGACGGAGACTTCAAAGTAAACTATGATTTCTGTGATATCTCTATTGCTGTTTCAGGTCCTAAAGGATTAATGGTTCCTGTATTGAGAAATGCAGAAAACATGTCTTTCAGCGGAGTAGAGGCTAACATTAAAGATCTTGCCACAAAAGTAAGAGACGGTAAAATCACTGTTGACGAAATGACTGGTGGTACTTTCACGATTACAAATGGTGGTACATTCGGATCTATGATGTCTACACCTATCATCAACCCTCCACAATCTGCAATTTTAGGAATGCACAATATCATTCAAAGACCGGTTGCTGTGGACGGACAAGTAGTTATCAGACCAATGATGTACGTAGCGATGTCTTATGACCACAGAATTATTGACGGAAAAGAATCTGTAGGATTCCTTGTAGCCGTAAAAGAAGGTATCGACAATCCTGTTGAAATATTGATGGGAGGTGACGAAAGAAAAGGCCTTGGATTATAA
- a CDS encoding lysophospholipid acyltransferase family protein has product MNFLIKILYFISKLPLKVLYIFSDVIFFLNYYLVGYRKKVITQNLRNSFPGKSEEEINRIRKMFYRNFSDYLVETIKSFSISETESRVRMQHINQDLFHEVQKEGKNIILLAGHVFNWEWINALARIVPQKHCHPVYRKVNSDFWENQMKKVRNKFGNEALEANEVILNIFRNKNDGDSIYMFVADQTPHFSHVNYGLEFLNQRTPVFIGYDKLATRMDLAFIYCEMKKVKRGYYQVNYYRIYPDNEKFVEYEVVKKFHMLLENTLHKHPDNYLWSHRKWKYQDSIKTFDSE; this is encoded by the coding sequence ATGAATTTCCTAATCAAAATATTATACTTCATTTCCAAACTTCCGCTTAAGGTATTGTATATTTTTTCGGACGTTATTTTTTTTCTTAACTATTATTTAGTAGGCTATAGAAAGAAAGTCATTACCCAAAATCTAAGAAATTCCTTTCCCGGTAAATCCGAAGAGGAGATCAACAGGATAAGAAAGATGTTTTACCGTAATTTCTCGGATTACCTGGTAGAAACGATAAAGTCTTTCAGCATATCCGAAACGGAATCACGGGTAAGAATGCAGCACATTAATCAGGATCTGTTTCACGAGGTCCAAAAGGAAGGTAAGAATATCATTCTGCTTGCCGGACATGTTTTTAACTGGGAATGGATCAATGCTTTGGCAAGGATTGTTCCCCAGAAACATTGCCATCCGGTGTATCGAAAAGTCAACAGTGATTTCTGGGAAAACCAGATGAAGAAGGTCCGTAATAAATTCGGGAATGAGGCACTGGAAGCCAATGAAGTGATTCTTAATATTTTCAGGAACAAAAATGACGGTGATTCTATTTATATGTTTGTTGCAGATCAGACCCCGCATTTTTCTCATGTCAATTACGGATTAGAATTTCTCAATCAGAGAACTCCTGTTTTCATAGGCTATGATAAGCTGGCAACAAGAATGGATCTTGCTTTCATCTACTGTGAAATGAAGAAAGTAAAGCGCGGATATTACCAGGTCAATTATTACAGAATATATCCGGACAACGAAAAGTTTGTAGAATATGAAGTGGTAAAAAAGTTCCATATGTTGTTGGAAAACACGTTACACAAACATCCGGATAATTATCTGTGGTCACACAGAAAATGGAAATACCAGGATTCTATCAAAACTTTTGATTCTGAATAA
- a CDS encoding glycosyltransferase family 2 protein, with the protein MQKKLAVAILNWNGKNWLEKFLPSVVQFSQNAEIYIIDNLSTDDSIEFLNAHFPTVKVIENHKNYGFAGGYNEGLKEINNEYYCLLNSDVEVTENWIEPVLEILEKNTDISAVQPKILSYQHKNQFEFAGAGGGLIDNLGYPYCRGRVFDDLEEDKGQYDDETEIFWASGCCFFIRSKDFWDQNGFDARFFAHQEEIDLCWRLINSGKKIFYTGKSKVYHVGGGTLNKQSAQKTYLNIRNNLSMMLKNLPFPRLIGLIFFRLCLDGVAGIYFGLKQGFPHLWAVVRAHFGFYAQLPGTWKLRQPYQKDRFYQSKWLIFKHFLGGKNQL; encoded by the coding sequence ATGCAGAAAAAACTGGCAGTTGCGATCTTAAACTGGAACGGTAAAAACTGGCTTGAGAAATTTCTTCCAAGTGTGGTTCAATTTTCTCAAAATGCAGAGATTTACATCATTGATAACCTTTCAACTGATGATTCTATAGAGTTTTTAAACGCTCATTTTCCAACGGTAAAAGTAATTGAAAATCATAAAAATTATGGGTTTGCCGGAGGTTACAATGAAGGTCTAAAAGAAATTAACAATGAATATTACTGTCTTCTCAATTCTGATGTAGAAGTGACTGAAAACTGGATAGAGCCGGTTTTAGAAATTCTGGAAAAGAATACGGATATTTCAGCAGTACAGCCTAAAATTTTATCTTATCAGCATAAAAATCAATTCGAATTTGCAGGTGCCGGCGGCGGGCTGATTGACAATCTGGGCTATCCTTACTGCAGAGGAAGAGTTTTTGACGATCTGGAAGAGGATAAAGGACAATATGACGATGAGACAGAGATTTTCTGGGCCTCCGGATGTTGCTTTTTTATCCGTTCAAAAGATTTTTGGGACCAAAATGGTTTTGATGCAAGATTCTTTGCGCACCAGGAAGAAATTGATCTTTGCTGGAGACTGATCAATTCAGGAAAAAAGATTTTTTACACAGGAAAATCAAAAGTATATCATGTAGGCGGCGGAACATTAAACAAGCAAAGTGCCCAAAAAACCTATCTGAATATCAGGAACAACCTGTCCATGATGCTTAAAAACCTTCCTTTTCCAAGGTTAATAGGACTTATATTCTTCAGGCTTTGTTTAGATGGAGTGGCGGGAATTTATTTTGGATTAAAACAGGGTTTTCCTCATCTCTGGGCAGTGGTAAGGGCCCATTTCGGATTCTATGCACAGCTTCCGGGGACATGGAAACTCCGTCAACCATATCAGAAAGACCGATTTTACCAGTCTAAATGGTTAATTTTTAAACATTTTTTAGGAGGTAAGAACCAGTTGTAG
- a CDS encoding 3'-5' exonuclease, which yields MDFCAIDFETATHEKSSACEMGICVVQNSTIVETKTWLIKPPSFPYFNKFNVAVHGIQPEDVKDAPTFDEIWYEAEELMYGTLMIAHNASFDAGVLRGCLEHYGMFTPKLNYLCSIQLAKKSWNYLPKYGLKPLSEYHQISLNHHRAGDDAEACAKISLLAFEKLFLTSNDEIHEHMKAKIKKL from the coding sequence ATGGATTTCTGCGCAATAGATTTTGAAACAGCAACTCACGAAAAAAGTTCAGCTTGTGAGATGGGGATCTGTGTGGTACAGAATTCTACAATTGTAGAAACCAAAACCTGGCTGATCAAACCGCCCAGCTTTCCATATTTTAATAAATTCAATGTTGCAGTACACGGAATACAGCCGGAAGATGTAAAAGATGCACCCACATTTGATGAAATCTGGTATGAAGCAGAAGAATTAATGTACGGAACATTGATGATTGCCCATAACGCCAGTTTCGATGCAGGTGTGTTAAGAGGATGCCTTGAACATTATGGAATGTTTACTCCAAAACTAAATTATCTGTGCAGTATACAGCTGGCTAAAAAATCATGGAACTACCTTCCAAAATATGGATTGAAACCTCTCTCAGAATATCATCAGATCAGTCTAAATCACCACCGGGCCGGGGATGATGCCGAAGCCTGTGCCAAGATCTCTTTATTGGCTTTTGAAAAATTATTTCTTACCAGCAATGATGAAATCCACGAGCACATGAAAGCAAAAATTAAAAAGCTTTAA
- the apaG gene encoding Co2+/Mg2+ efflux protein ApaG, with protein sequence MMFSKMTSNIKVSVIPEYDIKNSFPSENRYVFKYNITIENDGSFPIKVLKRKWLIFDVGFGYTEIIGDGVIGLTPEIGTGDNFAYFSNVMLRSGVGNMSGKYLVKNLETQETFDIDIPKFNLLSEVLSN encoded by the coding sequence ATGATGTTTTCAAAAATGACTTCCAATATCAAAGTTTCAGTCATTCCTGAATATGATATTAAGAATAGTTTTCCATCCGAAAACCGTTATGTTTTTAAGTATAATATAACCATAGAAAATGACGGAAGCTTTCCTATCAAAGTACTTAAAAGAAAATGGTTAATTTTTGATGTCGGATTTGGATATACTGAGATTATAGGCGACGGAGTAATCGGTTTGACTCCGGAAATAGGAACAGGCGATAATTTTGCTTATTTTTCAAATGTAATGCTTCGGTCCGGAGTAGGGAATATGAGCGGAAAATACCTGGTTAAAAACTTGGAGACACAGGAAACGTTTGATATTGATATCCCAAAATTTAATCTGCTGTCGGAAGTGTTAAGCAATTAA
- a CDS encoding MFS transporter codes for MQHNTVYHKWVPQWLKLPLLILALFPHLMLLSLLHSNSAFTSSFMDVDSDDIQYLMILMYGTFVVTLLVLQRFMAYFSVKYYVLLMSSISVIILYVLSVTNDYHVILVIRFLEGIFGLLEGAIFLPLIIAELKTKHAKVLAYLFMYAIMLTGGTVTTSLLKSSIENYDFQHMVLMMVYFHVFVLIIGIAIFNKNRFFPKKPLYQLDIPSWFLLWVCLQSGSYAIIYGKRLMWFESDTIILCLFIFLLSGGLFMLKQRNSKRPLFHFEVFSSRNVIAGMILFFIFYLIRSGLNNVYSIMATVWKWPWDYIVNIQYWNVAGTLMGVFLSGICLMRGVSSRIVFFTGFMLLAADCAWFTYTFYPDTTLSTICPPLFLQGVAQGLLFTPLVFFLISGMPEEYVANATALGTTTRFWTTAIGYALMQNLILFLTLKHSDTLSANFTDTNPVFYSQWNQLFGSHMAKLPVNESLSMTAGAFKAKITAQSILLSNMEIFTGLFWLALITALLLLLYHPVKIAVRNIM; via the coding sequence ATGCAACACAATACAGTTTATCATAAATGGGTACCACAATGGCTGAAACTGCCGCTTCTTATCCTGGCCCTGTTTCCCCATTTGATGTTGTTGTCGCTCTTACATTCCAACAGCGCCTTCACCTCTTCTTTTATGGATGTAGATTCAGACGACATCCAATACTTAATGATTTTGATGTATGGGACATTCGTGGTTACCCTTTTAGTTTTACAGCGGTTTATGGCGTATTTCAGCGTAAAATACTATGTTCTGCTGATGTCTTCAATTTCTGTGATCATTCTTTATGTCCTGTCGGTTACCAATGATTATCATGTCATTTTAGTGATCCGGTTTCTGGAAGGAATCTTTGGGCTGCTGGAGGGAGCCATTTTCCTTCCGCTCATCATCGCAGAATTAAAAACAAAACACGCTAAAGTGCTGGCTTACCTCTTTATGTATGCCATTATGCTGACAGGAGGAACAGTAACCACTTCCCTGTTAAAATCAAGTATTGAAAATTATGATTTCCAGCATATGGTTTTGATGATGGTGTACTTCCATGTTTTTGTTCTCATCATTGGAATAGCCATTTTTAATAAAAACAGATTTTTCCCTAAAAAACCTTTGTATCAGCTGGATATCCCAAGCTGGTTTCTGCTTTGGGTCTGTCTTCAATCCGGAAGCTATGCTATTATCTACGGAAAGAGACTGATGTGGTTTGAATCTGATACGATCATCCTGTGTCTTTTCATCTTTCTTCTTTCCGGAGGATTATTTATGCTTAAACAGAGAAATTCTAAGCGACCTCTTTTTCACTTTGAGGTTTTCAGCTCCAGAAATGTCATTGCAGGCATGATTCTGTTTTTCATTTTCTACCTGATCCGTTCAGGATTGAATAATGTATACAGTATAATGGCAACCGTATGGAAATGGCCATGGGATTATATTGTCAATATTCAGTACTGGAATGTTGCAGGAACTTTAATGGGAGTATTTCTATCAGGGATCTGCCTGATGCGGGGCGTTTCATCCAGAATCGTCTTCTTTACCGGGTTTATGTTACTGGCAGCAGACTGTGCCTGGTTTACCTATACTTTTTACCCCGACACGACGCTTTCTACGATCTGTCCGCCTTTATTTCTGCAGGGAGTGGCACAAGGCTTACTATTTACACCACTGGTTTTCTTTCTCATCTCAGGAATGCCGGAAGAGTATGTAGCGAATGCAACAGCCTTAGGAACCACCACAAGATTCTGGACTACAGCGATTGGGTATGCTTTAATGCAGAATTTAATATTATTTTTAACGCTGAAGCACTCAGATACACTCAGTGCAAACTTTACCGACACCAATCCTGTTTTTTACAGCCAGTGGAATCAGCTTTTCGGATCTCATATGGCCAAACTCCCGGTGAATGAGTCTTTGTCTATGACTGCAGGTGCTTTTAAAGCGAAAATCACGGCGCAGTCTATTCTCCTTTCCAATATGGAAATTTTTACAGGATTGTTCTGGCTAGCGTTAATTACAGCACTTTTATTACTCCTTTACCATCCGGTAAAAATAGCGGTCAGAAATATTATGTAG
- a CDS encoding TolC family protein, with translation MNMIFNACRYQCIALCLLLISSFLHAQMIDYQHLSLQQAVGIGLKNNKNIQISHLKQEMSVTKEKDLKMEKLPDIEFHTSYNQVTNLFQHQNGVFNKATKYDAINGMYDFTLSASIPVYMGGKIKNTEKKAAIDTEISALKTHLDERQLTMEIITAFLQIHHLKEQQSLINDKMKEDSVNIKQVKALKVNGVVTVNEVLRTSLQLSNHKMSWTELDNDIQIAEHQLKTILALPESQEMHVDTEDLISDKASIPYIDELTETALTKNESVEIAHKNLSLKELDQKITKADYLPKITAGGEYFLKYPNMMFFPPEPYAYRLGMIGMNLTYPIENLYKNKYRMQEARENIDLAKLQIEENEEKIRHHVYEAYKKFEETDQKVKIAEEAIDQAKENYRIVRTKYANKLSLITELIDADNTYLEAESNLISVKINRQLKYYQLQYTIGNL, from the coding sequence ATGAATATGATATTTAACGCATGTAGATATCAATGCATCGCGTTGTGCTTATTATTGATCAGCAGTTTTTTACATGCACAGATGATCGACTACCAGCATCTCAGCCTGCAACAGGCTGTAGGAATTGGTCTCAAAAACAACAAGAACATTCAGATCAGCCATCTAAAACAGGAAATGTCCGTTACCAAAGAGAAAGATCTCAAAATGGAAAAATTACCGGACATTGAATTTCATACCAGCTATAATCAGGTGACCAATCTTTTTCAGCATCAGAACGGTGTGTTTAATAAAGCAACAAAGTATGATGCCATTAACGGAATGTATGATTTTACCCTGTCAGCATCCATTCCTGTCTATATGGGAGGAAAAATAAAAAATACGGAAAAAAAAGCGGCTATTGATACCGAAATTTCCGCTTTAAAAACACACCTGGATGAAAGACAGCTTACCATGGAGATCATTACCGCCTTTCTGCAGATCCATCATTTAAAGGAACAGCAAAGTCTTATCAACGATAAAATGAAAGAAGATTCGGTCAATATTAAACAGGTAAAAGCCCTTAAAGTCAACGGAGTGGTCACTGTGAATGAAGTATTGAGAACCTCTTTACAGCTTTCCAACCACAAGATGAGCTGGACCGAACTCGACAATGACATTCAGATCGCAGAACACCAACTGAAAACCATTCTCGCCCTTCCGGAAAGCCAGGAAATGCATGTGGATACGGAAGACCTGATATCAGATAAAGCATCTATCCCCTACATTGATGAATTGACAGAAACAGCTTTAACCAAAAATGAATCGGTTGAAATTGCCCATAAAAACCTTTCTCTGAAAGAATTGGATCAAAAGATCACCAAAGCGGATTACCTACCCAAAATTACAGCCGGCGGAGAATATTTTTTAAAGTACCCCAATATGATGTTCTTCCCTCCCGAACCCTATGCGTACCGTTTGGGAATGATTGGAATGAATCTGACCTATCCTATCGAAAATCTGTATAAAAACAAATACAGAATGCAGGAAGCCAGAGAGAATATTGATCTGGCCAAACTGCAGATTGAAGAAAATGAAGAGAAAATCAGACATCATGTGTATGAAGCGTACAAAAAATTTGAAGAAACTGATCAGAAGGTAAAAATCGCTGAAGAAGCCATTGACCAGGCCAAAGAAAACTACCGCATCGTCAGAACAAAATATGCCAATAAGCTGAGCTTGATTACTGAGCTTATTGATGCCGACAATACTTATCTGGAAGCCGAATCCAATCTTATTTCTGTAAAAATCAACCGACAACTAAAATACTATCAACTCCAATATACGATTGGAAACTTATAA